Below is a window of Enterobacter kobei DNA.
AGCCCATTGCCACGGTGTTCACCGGCGCGCCGAATGCGTAGTTGGGTTTATTGTCCGTGCTGGAAGATGCGCCGACATTGTATTTTGGTTGCGGGGTGAGCAGCTGAACCACGCCGCCAAGCATCATGCTCAGACCAAGGCCGGTTAACGCTGTCGTGGTCGCTGCGGCAGCGGCTGCGCTCATGCCAAGTGCGACAAGACTGCCGCCTGCGGTAAAGAAGGCTGCTACCAGCGCAACCGCACCGATGACAATCTGCAATACGCCGCCGCGCTTTGAACCTTCGGTGATGGCCGTAATCCGGTACACCTCCGATCCATTGGTCATATCGAATTCATCAAGGCCGATGTTGTGCTTACCGTTGAAGAAGGCGAAGCGAATTCCATGCATATGCCCTTCTGACAGGTAGCGCTTAAAGCCCCGCACCTGGCTGCACATCGCGCGCAGCATTTCTGGCAGATCCGCCACGTCAAATTGATGTACGCGCCCGAATTTCTTCGCCATGCGCCCGTCAAGGATCAACGTTTTCAGCATTTATCAGCTCCTTATGACGCACCACCCGAACGGTGCGGTCGCGGTAATATTTTCCGTATGGCACCCGGGCCGAAAGTTGCCCGGTGATATGATGCAGGATGAGGTTGTCGCCGAGGTATACCGCAGCATGATTGGTGACCTGCGCCTGTACGCGCATCATGATCATGTCGCCGGGGCGAATATCCGTCGGGTCAACTTCGAAAAAACCCTCAGCCTGCCAGTTATCGTCGTAGCGGTTTTCGCCCTGTTCCCACCACTCATACGGCACCGAGTAATTGCCCAGGGCAATGCCGTGCTCACGCTGATACCACTCACGGATAAGCGACCAGCAGTCTGCAAAGCCAAGCACCCAGCGCCGCCCGGTATAATCCCTGTCTTCTCTTGGCGAGAGCGTGCAAAAATCACCGTCAGGCCATGACATGATCCCCCACTCCACGCCGGACCAGTCGCACTGGATACGATCGTGCTCTGACGGCAGCAGTTGCACTACGTCCGGGTGAGAATGAACGATCATGATGATTTCGCCCTGCTCCTCCGCCGCCAGCCTGTCTTCCGGCGCCAGCGTGAATGCCTCTGTCGGGTTGTCTGCAATGTTGCGACATGGAATGTAGTTCTGCGCCCGTCCGGACTGCACCACGACGCCACACGCTTCCTTCGGATATTCCGCTGCCACATGCTCAGCAATGGCTTTCATTAACTTTTTGCGCATGCTTATTTCCCCTGGAGGTTTGCCGCAGGGAACCCGCCGAACGATAACGGATTGCCTTCCCCAAACCTGGCCTCACAGTCAGGCAGCCGACCACTACAGACGTCCAGCGCCGGATTGTTCGTTGGTGTGCCGTCTTTCAGGAAATAACGGTTTCCGGCGTAATCGCAGCCGTTGCCGGTTCGGTACCAGCCCCGCATGCACCAGGTGCAGACAGGCGTAATTTGCCGGGTGGGTAGTTGCAGGTTCTGAACATCGAAGGGTGAACACAGCTCGAAATCCACCTGCATCCGTGTTTCAGCGGTCTTTGCGTTGACGTAAAACAGCTGCACCCGCTCATCTGCCGGGCTGGCGTTCGGGTTGCCCGCTGCCCAGTTTGCAGCATCGAGGTATTTCGCCAGGGTGGTGTGTATTTTCACCTTTGCTTTGACCATGTCGTCGTATTCCAGACACAGCGCAGTGACGTAGTTGCCGATATTCGACACGGATAGCGTGGGCGTCGGCTGTGCGCCGGTGCTGGATAACTCCATGCCCTTTAGCTCGTACGGGTATGGATCGTACTGCTGGCTCTGCCAGATGATGGCGGGAAGATTATCAGCAGCGAACGCAGCCCAACCTCTGGGGTCAATGTTGTGCGCGTGAAAGCGCAGCACGGTATCCATGCCGAAAGCGGTACCGTCAATTTCAATTAGCCGTATTAGCTGGCCCGGCTGCAGTTGCTGGATGTCACCTGAAAAACTCATATTAGGCCCATAAAAAAGGCCGCATCAGCGGCCTGTTATCGAATGGAGCGGGGAATTTACGGCGCGAAGGCCTGCTCAAACACAAAAGATATTTCAACAAAACCACCGTTCGGGAATGTGGGACTGACAGAATCAGCCTTAACCCGGTAGAGTTTTCTTTCCCCCCATGGATTCACCCACCAGAAAGATTTGATGACATGGCTAAGAAGAAACTCCCGCACCGGCTTCATTGCTGCCACTTTCCCGCTACACGTTAAATTCCAGGTTTCAGCAGCCGTGTTAATTCCGGCGCTGGCCACCTGTTTATAGCCATCCCCAAACTGTGCCTGCAGCGTGGCCACATTCGTTGAGCCACTTGCATCGGTGCGAACGCACCAGGTAAACGTATCGATTGCCATATGTTTTCCGCAATGAACCGGAATATCACGTCCGGCGATAAAGGATACCGCCTGGCGATATTTCTTTTCGCAGGCGCTCAGTCAGGGTCTTCTGCACAATACCTTCAAGCTGTCTGGCGGTGCTGGCTGTATTTGCGTTATTCACCTCGCCGCCAAAGCCTTCCTGCGAAATACTTACAGGTGCATGGATTATCAGTTGGGTATTGCTGGCAGAGGCGGTATTAACACCTGAGCTCACCGCCCTGACACCAAGTGAACCGTCAGATGCTCTGGTTAAGGGCATAATCGCTTCCGGCCCTGCCTCGGCAAATACACCAGCACCCTGCGAGAATGCAAAGAATTGTGGCGAATTGTAGACGCCGTTACTGAAGGCGCTTAGTGATGGAGAATCGTATACGCCGCCCAGGGCATTGAACTTGATGCCAGCAGCCGCAGAGTCATACAGGCCCGAGGGAGTCGAACCGCCACCGGCGCCACCGCTGAAATAGCTAGCCACGCCACCAGCCAGAGAGCCAAACAAGCCCGAGCTGGATGAACCACCGCCCATCGCGCTTACCACCGCCATCTGCAGAGCTACCTTTTCGATGATCTGCAGGACGGAAACGCCCCAGGCTTTCCAGCTGACTTTATTACCTTCCAGCATTGAGGTCACGTTACTGAAAGCGCTGTCGATGGCGGTCTTAACTCCATCTGCCACGGTGCCGGATACGTTGCTGATTTCGTCGAACCAGTTGGCATATCCGCGCGATACCCCGGACATCCAGTCAGACTCCGCCGCGGCGATAGCCTTATATTTTTTGTCGAGAGCATCAAGAGCAGCGGCTCGCTGGGCTATGGCTTCGGTGCCACCATCTGTTTTGGCAAAAACGCGGTCAATCTGCTGAGTCTCATCGAACCGGCTTCGCTGGCGATCACTCATGCCTGCGGTGTCAGTCGAGAGCGTTACCTCGTCCCGGAACTTCCTGGCCGCGTCCGTCAGGTCACGCAGAGCATCAGCCTGTTCACGCTGTTTACGAACGTTCTCGTCTGCCTTCTGGTTCCACTTTGCCAGCTCGGCTGACGCTGCCTGAATAGCGCGGCGCTGCTCGTCGGTCCATTTAGTACCGGCCTGATGCGAGGCGGCATAGAGTTCTGAGGCTTTTTCACCTTCTGTTGCGCGCACACGTTGCACGTCAATGGCCACGCTCAGATCGGCCATTTTTCGGGAATACTGCTCCGCCGTACTTGCCGCTTCGCGCTCGGCTTTATTTTGTGCGTTAGTCGCGGCAGTAGCATCCTTCTTGGCCTGCGCTGCGGCGGCGTCCTTTTTGGCAGCCTGGTCTTTCCTGTAGATATAGGTGGTATACAGATCGCCCGTCAGCTTCAGATCTTCAGCTTCATAGACAAACTGCTGATGCTGCTTCGCAAGACCATCCATACCCGCCAGCACCACATCGCGCTGTGCTTTATCCAGTGCTGTTTGCTGCTGTGGGGTGGCTTTTGCTGTCGATAATACCGGTCCCGCATACTGAGGTGGCGTAGCGGATGCTGTCGCCGACATCGAGCGATTAAGAAGGTCATATGCGCCTTTCAGAATAGAAACTGCACCTGCCTGCTCAATGGCTTTCTGTGTAGCCAGATCGCTGGCGTCATTCACCAGCTTCTGCGTCTGCCCTACCTTTGCGGCGGTCTGTTCGCGCTGGTACTCCAGCTGATTCAGCTTGTCGGTGAGCTCTACGTTTTTGGCCGTGATGTCAGCCTGATCCATAAAGGTGTTGATCAGGGTCATCGTCGGGTTTCGGTTGTAATCCTGCTGGATTTTGTCCATCGCCCTGAGGCTGTCTTTCACCTTTGCGATCTGTGAATCGAGATCGGCCAGATCCTGCTTTTGAGCCTGTAATGATGTACGGGCGTCGGCAGCAGTTGAGCGAAGACCAAGCACCGACATTTTCTGTAGCTTTGCGTTGATCTCGTCAAGGTTATTGGCAAAGCCGACTGCCTCACGGTGAACCTGTTGGGTGTGCTGATACAGGCCATACATCGCGGCGCCGGCACCAATAATCACTCCCGGCCACCCGCCGAGAATGCCCAGTACGCCGCTACCCAGGCGGGACATCACCGAGGCCGTGTTAGTGAGGTTATTTACAGCCGAAGCCCGGCCAGCAAGAGCGATATTAAGCGAAGCCTGGGCGGCGGCAAGATTCCGCTCTGCAACGATCTGCGCCTCGATACTGGTTGCTGCTGCGCGTGCCTGTTGCGCCCGGTAAAGCGCCTGGCGGCCAGCCGCTACGCTGACCTGAGCACCGCGAACCTGCGCCTGGGCCAGTGCAACTTCTGCGACCGCGTTGGCGAGTACCGCGCGCGTAGACTGGCCCACGCTGCCGACCATGTTGCCAAAGTAACGGGCCAGACCTACGCCCACCAGCAGCCCTGCGGTATTGGCCACATCGTCAATGTTCGTCGCCAGGCCATCCAGAATACCGGAAAGCGTGGATGATGCGCCGACGGCATCGTTAGCACCGCCTACCCAGGCAAGAAAGGCGTTCTGCACTTTCTGTGCAGATTCGCTGATAGAGGCTGGGAGGGTTTCAAATTCTTTGCGCAGTATCTCCACATTGGTCAGCAGCGGGACGATTTTATCAGTCGTCAGCTCACCATTATTTGCCATATTGCGCAGGCCGCCAACGGTGGTACCCAGGCCATCAGCCAGCAGCTTCGCCAGGCGGCCGCCGCTCTCCATAATGGCGTTAAACTCTTCCCCCCTCAGAACGCCGGAGCCCAGCGCCTGGCTCAGCTGAGTGATAACAGAACTCGCCTCTTCCGTACTGGCACCGGAGAGTTTCAGCGAAGTAGCGACGGTTTCTGTCACTTTGGCCACGTCAGCAGATGCATACCCGGCATCACGCAGGGACTGGGCAATTCGGCTATAGAGGTTACTGTTCGCTTCAAGAGAGGTTCCGGTGCGCTGGCTGATCTCCATGAGCACGCGCTGAGATTGAGCGTAATCTTCACTGGAAGAGGATGCCAGGCGCAGGCGGCCGTTAAGCTGGTTCCAGGTGTCCGCATAAGCAATCAGTTGATTCGTTGCAAATGCCCCCGCCCAGGCACCGGCAAGTTCTGTTGCTGATGAACGCACTGATGCCAGTTGGGAATTTAGTTCTGCAAGAGATCGCTGAGTTTCACGCGTGGCAGCTGCAGCTTTTTTCCCGCCCTGCTCCATAGTGCGGTAATAATCCGTTCCCATGCGGGAAGCTCTGGCGATCTCTGACTGGAAAGAAGATGAGTTCGCCGAAATTTTGATGATTAGCTCGCGCAGCGTTGCCATATTTTACCCATAAAAAAGCCCGCAGCCGCGGGCGTCAAAGACTGGACATCCATTCTTCAAGTTCAGAGACATCAGCGCCTTCTTCCTGCTCACCCCATTTCAGCATCACATCAGGGATAGTGAATTTCCCACCCTGAGAGTTCAGGGTTGCAACGGAGATCTGCGCCGCCTGCGCATCGGCGCGCCAGTCGCCAATGGGGCTGATGCGATCGAACTCGATCCACATCTTCAGCTCACTGGCGGTGATGGTCTGGCGTAGTTCGTGGAGGGTGCGCCCCAGCCGGAGCGCCAACGACATCAGAAAGAAGGTCAGCGGCTGCTTTACGGCTTTCCCGCTTCTTCCTGACTCATTCCGAGGTTGAGAGCCTGTGCCAGAAGGCGCGAGTGGACCGGGCCATAAATTTTAGAAACCTGCTTCTGATCATCATCGCTGAAAACGCGAGCGCCGTTTTCATCCAGCAGAACGTCAATGAAGAGAACGACATCGGCCTCTTTGTTACGCAGGAACTTCTCCGCCTCAGTCAGCTTCGGTGCTTCTTCCCCTTCGGCCAGTTGCGGATTAACGATTTCCCTGAATTTCACCCAGGCATCCCCGGACGGTTCGCGCAGCATAACCTTTGCGCCATCCCATTCAGGGACCGTGACACCGTCTTTAGTGCGGTAGGCTTTCGATGCAGTAAGGGCCACGTTGCGTAATGAATTCTGTGATGTTCTTTGCGCCATTTCATTTTTCTCTTGTTACATGGTCTGAGGGATAAAAAAGCGGCCGAAGCCGCTCAGGAACCAGATGCGTAAATGCGCTTAGGCTTGCCACGAACGCGCAGCGAATAGGTCGCACCAACAACCGAAGAGGTTGCCGCAGACCAGGAGCTCTGACGAACCTCCACCAGCACATAAAAACCGTTGCCTGACGGGAACACCACGCGCAGCGCGCGCAGTTCGTCATTTTCGTAAGCGGTCTGAAGTGCCTCCTGTGATGCTTCATCACCAACCCAGTTACGGGTGATGCTCATTTCAGCAGGCGCGGCGAGGCCGTTGGTTTGCTCCTGTTCAGTTGAGCACAGCGTGGTAACGTCAATGTCACCCTTCTGGCCGCCGGTAAAGGTGATTTCCTTCGTCGCACAGGCCGCTTCCAGCCAGGTAATTCCGGCGCCCGGAAAAGTGGAGGATGTAAAATCCTCGGCTGTTACAGGCGCATCGGAGACGGCAACAGTCATCCCCTTTGTGACTTCGTATTTACTGCTCATGATTTCTCCATATAAAAAAAGACCGCCGAAGCGGTCTGTGATGGTGAGCGAGCCTAAACGATTACTCGAAATTCAAGCGTGGCCCGGTGATAGTGCAGATCAGGCTCATAGGCTGGCGTCTTAACGATGTTTTCTGGTTTCAGTACCTGCAGGGCATCCAGCGCCATATTCCTGATCGTGCGTGCTTCGGTGATGGTGCGGGAATAGACATCAACCTGAACCGAAACAGCAGACTCAGCCTGGCCACAAAGAACGTCAGCTGCCAGAACAGTGATGATCGAGAAAATTACCCACGGCGGCGATACAGAAGGATTCCCGTCACTACCGAGCGGCGCAACGTAGGGGTAAACCTGCCCTCCTGCCAGCGGTGCCAGCAGGGGATAAAGATCATCTTCCGTCATTTGCTTAGTGCCTCATCAATGGCCTGGTTCATGCGTCTGAATGCGACCTCCGTTGCCTGCTCCTGGCGAACATCAAACGCGGGACGAATGAAAGGATGCGGCGGCATGTTAACGGTTCCCATTTCGACGAAGCGCCAGTAAAAGGCGTTTCTGGGATTATTCGCCCTCATCGTGTTATCGCTGTTGCCGGTGCTCGGGTTGACACCACGAATATGAATGCCGGAAGATATTTCTCCGCGGCGCCGTGAGCGCTGAGTAAGGACAACCACGTTTTTCTTCAGTTTCCCGCTCCGCTCAGGCGCACGTGCGATCACCTCCTCCTTAAGCACTTCGCCCCCGGCGCGTGTGGCATCACGAAGAACTTTGTTATTTTCAGCACGGCTAAGCGCCTCCAGATCTTTGGAGATATTATTCAATCCGGAAAAATCGAGGCTCGTCTCAATCATTTTTCGGCCCCCTGCTTGCAAAGGATTTCCAGCAGCACGCAACGGCTATCGGGAATAGACGGGCCGACAACATTCAAAACCGCCCCCTTGTACGCCCCACTGAGCACTTTAAGCCGCGATGAAGCGGTTATATCCCGCCTGAAACGTACCCAGATACGTACTGTTGCTGGTGCAGATTCTGCTCCAGAAGAAATTTGTTCTCGACCACTGATGCCCTTCACTTCAGCCCAGATAGTTTTTCCTTCTTCCCATTTATCTATCGGTTGTCCAGTAGAATCCCGGCTTGAAGTGAAATTCAGGATAGTGATTCGGTCACGTAGTCGTCCTGCCTGCACAGAGCCTCCTCGCTACAAGATAGTTGGCCGTCGAAGATCGTAGATAAGCATCGTGACGGAATACGGAAGTTCACCCTGCTTAAGTTTGTCCTCCTCCTCTCCGCCCCGGTTGCGGTCCAGCCAGCCCAGCAGCATTAGCAGAGCCGTCTGGGTCCGACGCAGAGGTTCGCCTTCAATCAAATCTCCGCTGGGTTTGACGATTTGGTCGCGGCTTCCCTGAACGTAAGAGAGAATAGCAGCGCTGCCAGCCTGAATTTTCATGGTCAGATCGGCATTGCCGGCGTCCTCATCGGAGTCAATGCGCAGGTGCTCTTTCGCCTGTTCAAGAGTGACAAGTTCAATCACGTTTTATCCCTCCCGTCCCGACCGCGCTTGGTCGCGAGCGTCCAGCCTTTTGAGCCAGTTTCGCCAGGCTTGTCCTGTGTCTGTTCGTCGCAGTGCCAGAGCGAACCGCCCCACGTTACCGTATCGCCAGGCCGGTACTCATGGCCGGATTTGAACACCCCCTTATAAATCATGACCGGCACGTCAAACGTTTTGGTTTCGCTGCTGCCGCTTGTCCGGTTAACCGTTAAGGTGAAACAACGCTGATCGGAGCGTTCAATTTCCACGCCTGCCACACCATCAACTACACATTCCCAGCCGCGCATGCCGTGCGTCTTCTCGTAGGATCGCCAGAGGCCGCCTTTATGCGTTGCATAAGAGCCGCGCGGGTAACTTTTCCCTTCGTCAATGGATGGTAGGATTTCGAGCGCCAGCGCGTCGCGGCCATCTTCCCCATCCCTGCCGGGCTCTGCCGGAGGAATAGCAGCGACAGCCTCGCCTAAGAGCGCTTTTACATCAGGTAAAACCGGCATTGCCGCAGCAACGAGTTCCTCCAGAATCGGCTTCATATCTTCGGCAGTAACGCTTTTTCCGTCCTGCGGAACAGGTATAGAACGGAACGCATCACTCACCGCCTCATCCACCGCCTGCTTCAGCAACGCCGGATCATAATCTTTACCGTCTTTTGGTGTCGGTATAGCACTGAACGCTTTATCGACCATCTCCTGGAGCATCGGCTGAACGTCGTCTGGCGTCAGACTTTTGCCGTCCTGCGGAACAGGGATAGAACGGAACGCATTACTCACCGCCTCATCCACCGCCTGCTTCAGCAACGCCGGATCATAATCTTTACCGTCTTTTGGTGTCGGTATAGCACTGAACGCTTTATCGACCATCTCCTGCAGCATCGGCTGAACGTCGTCTGGCGTCAGACTTTTGCCGTCCTGCGGAACAGGGATAGAAAGGAACGCATCACTTACCGCCTCATCAACTGCCTGCTTCAGCAACGCCGGATCATAATCTTTACCGTCTTTTGGTGTCGGTATAGCACTGAATGCTTTATCGACCATCTCCTGCAGCATCGGCTGAACGTCGTCTGGCGTCAGGCTTTTGCCATCCTGCGGAAAAGGTATAGAACGGAACGCATCACTCACCGCTTCATCCACTGCCTGCTTCAGCAACGCCGGATCATAGTCTTTACCGTCTTTTGGTGTCGGTATAGTGCTGAACGCTTTATCGACCATCTCCTGCAGCATCGGCTGAACGTCGTCTGGCGTCAGGCTTTTGCCGTCCTGGGGAGGCGGGAGAGCGGCGACTGCTTCCCTGACCATGGAGGTAATGTCTGGCAACTGCGGTAATTCAGGTGTGGAAAGTTCCGCCACAGCGCTTGCAACCATGGCGGAAAAGTCAGGCAACGGACTGTCTTTTATTTCTGCGATGGTTTCAGCAAGCTGGCTCAGCTTATTTTCAAAGGACTCGCTTTGCGCCTGAAGGCTTCTGCTGAATCCCTCACGAATTTCAGCGAGAACCTGACCAAATTCTTCACCCAGTACCTTTATCAGGGATAATTCGCGTTCGTTCATTTGATGAGTAATCCTCTGATCATGGCTTTGGCCGCTGACTGCTCTGCATCAGACAGCGCCTTACCTTCATCACTGTATGTTGATGGCGGCGATGACTGGCTGGATTTACCAAAGGGATCGTCTGAGGCATCGCGGCGCGCAAGTGCGCCCAGACTAAAGTTCTGCTGTTGCAGGTACAGCTCATCGCCGCCAGTGACGGGGGGCA
It encodes the following:
- a CDS encoding tail assembly protein, with product MLKTLILDGRMAKKFGRVHQFDVADLPEMLRAMCSQVRGFKRYLSEGHMHGIRFAFFNGKHNIGLDEFDMTNGSEVYRITAITEGSKRGGVLQIVIGAVALVAAFFTAGGSLVALGMSAAAAAATTTALTGLGLSMMLGGVVQLLTPQPKYNVGASSSTDNKPNYAFGAPVNTVAMGYPVPVLFGEREIGGAIISAGIFSSDQQ
- a CDS encoding C40 family peptidase, which encodes MRKKLMKAIAEHVAAEYPKEACGVVVQSGRAQNYIPCRNIADNPTEAFTLAPEDRLAAEEQGEIIMIVHSHPDVVQLLPSEHDRIQCDWSGVEWGIMSWPDGDFCTLSPREDRDYTGRRWVLGFADCWSLIREWYQREHGIALGNYSVPYEWWEQGENRYDDNWQAEGFFEVDPTDIRPGDMIMMRVQAQVTNHAAVYLGDNLILHHITGQLSARVPYGKYYRDRTVRVVRHKELINAENVDP
- a CDS encoding phage minor tail protein L, giving the protein MSFSGDIQQLQPGQLIRLIEIDGTAFGMDTVLRFHAHNIDPRGWAAFAADNLPAIIWQSQQYDPYPYELKGMELSSTGAQPTPTLSVSNIGNYVTALCLEYDDMVKAKVKIHTTLAKYLDAANWAAGNPNASPADERVQLFYVNAKTAETRMQVDFELCSPFDVQNLQLPTRQITPVCTWCMRGWYRTGNGCDYAGNRYFLKDGTPTNNPALDVCSGRLPDCEARFGEGNPLSFGGFPAANLQGK
- a CDS encoding phage tail protein gives rise to the protein MAIDTFTWCVRTDASGSTNVATLQAQFGDGYKQVASAGINTAAETWNLTCSGKVAAMKPVREFLLSHVIKSFWWVNPWGERKLYRVKADSVSPTFPNGGFVEISFVFEQAFAP
- a CDS encoding phage tail tape measure protein; translated protein: MATLRELIIKISANSSSFQSEIARASRMGTDYYRTMEQGGKKAAAATRETQRSLAELNSQLASVRSSATELAGAWAGAFATNQLIAYADTWNQLNGRLRLASSSSEDYAQSQRVLMEISQRTGTSLEANSNLYSRIAQSLRDAGYASADVAKVTETVATSLKLSGASTEEASSVITQLSQALGSGVLRGEEFNAIMESGGRLAKLLADGLGTTVGGLRNMANNGELTTDKIVPLLTNVEILRKEFETLPASISESAQKVQNAFLAWVGGANDAVGASSTLSGILDGLATNIDDVANTAGLLVGVGLARYFGNMVGSVGQSTRAVLANAVAEVALAQAQVRGAQVSVAAGRQALYRAQQARAAATSIEAQIVAERNLAAAQASLNIALAGRASAVNNLTNTASVMSRLGSGVLGILGGWPGVIIGAGAAMYGLYQHTQQVHREAVGFANNLDEINAKLQKMSVLGLRSTAADARTSLQAQKQDLADLDSQIAKVKDSLRAMDKIQQDYNRNPTMTLINTFMDQADITAKNVELTDKLNQLEYQREQTAAKVGQTQKLVNDASDLATQKAIEQAGAVSILKGAYDLLNRSMSATASATPPQYAGPVLSTAKATPQQQTALDKAQRDVVLAGMDGLAKQHQQFVYEAEDLKLTGDLYTTYIYRKDQAAKKDAAAAQAKKDATAATNAQNKAEREAASTAEQYSRKMADLSVAIDVQRVRATEGEKASELYAASHQAGTKWTDEQRRAIQAASAELAKWNQKADENVRKQREQADALRDLTDAARKFRDEVTLSTDTAGMSDRQRSRFDETQQIDRVFAKTDGGTEAIAQRAAALDALDKKYKAIAAAESDWMSGVSRGYANWFDEISNVSGTVADGVKTAIDSAFSNVTSMLEGNKVSWKAWGVSVLQIIEKVALQMAVVSAMGGGSSSSGLFGSLAGGVASYFSGGAGGGSTPSGLYDSAAAGIKFNALGGVYDSPSLSAFSNGVYNSPQFFAFSQGAGVFAEAGPEAIMPLTRASDGSLGVRAVSSGVNTASASNTQLIIHAPVSISQEGFGGEVNNANTASTARQLEGIVQKTLTERLRKEISPGGILYRRT
- a CDS encoding phage tail assembly protein T, yielding MSLALRLGRTLHELRQTITASELKMWIEFDRISPIGDWRADAQAAQISVATLNSQGGKFTIPDVMLKWGEQEEGADVSELEEWMSSL
- a CDS encoding phage tail assembly chaperone, coding for MAQRTSQNSLRNVALTASKAYRTKDGVTVPEWDGAKVMLREPSGDAWVKFREIVNPQLAEGEEAPKLTEAEKFLRNKEADVVLFIDVLLDENGARVFSDDDQKQVSKIYGPVHSRLLAQALNLGMSQEEAGKP
- a CDS encoding phage tail tube protein produces the protein MSSKYEVTKGMTVAVSDAPVTAEDFTSSTFPGAGITWLEAACATKEITFTGGQKGDIDVTTLCSTEQEQTNGLAAPAEMSITRNWVGDEASQEALQTAYENDELRALRVVFPSGNGFYVLVEVRQSSWSAATSSVVGATYSLRVRGKPKRIYASGS
- the gp17 gene encoding tail completion protein gp17 encodes the protein MTEDDLYPLLAPLAGGQVYPYVAPLGSDGNPSVSPPWVIFSIITVLAADVLCGQAESAVSVQVDVYSRTITEARTIRNMALDALQVLKPENIVKTPAYEPDLHYHRATLEFRVIV
- a CDS encoding HK97-gp10 family putative phage morphogenesis protein, producing MIETSLDFSGLNNISKDLEALSRAENNKVLRDATRAGGEVLKEEVIARAPERSGKLKKNVVVLTQRSRRRGEISSGIHIRGVNPSTGNSDNTMRANNPRNAFYWRFVEMGTVNMPPHPFIRPAFDVRQEQATEVAFRRMNQAIDEALSK
- a CDS encoding phage head closure protein, whose protein sequence is MQAGRLRDRITILNFTSSRDSTGQPIDKWEEGKTIWAEVKGISGREQISSGAESAPATVRIWVRFRRDITASSRLKVLSGAYKGAVLNVVGPSIPDSRCVLLEILCKQGAEK
- a CDS encoding head-tail connector protein; the protein is MIELVTLEQAKEHLRIDSDEDAGNADLTMKIQAGSAAILSYVQGSRDQIVKPSGDLIEGEPLRRTQTALLMLLGWLDRNRGGEEEDKLKQGELPYSVTMLIYDLRRPTIL
- a CDS encoding phage gp6-like head-tail connector protein is translated as MLQEMVDKAFSAIPTPKDGKDYDPALLKQAVDEAVSDAFLSIPVPQDGKSLTPDDVQPMLQEMVDKAFSAIPTPKDGKDYDPALLKQAVDEAVSNAFRSIPVPQDGKSLTPDDVQPMLQEMVDKAFSAIPTPKDGKDYDPALLKQAVDEAVSDAFRSIPVPQDGKSVTAEDMKPILEELVAAAMPVLPDVKALLGEAVAAIPPAEPGRDGEDGRDALALEILPSIDEGKSYPRGSYATHKGGLWRSYEKTHGMRGWECVVDGVAGVEIERSDQRCFTLTVNRTSGSSETKTFDVPVMIYKGVFKSGHEYRPGDTVTWGGSLWHCDEQTQDKPGETGSKGWTLATKRGRDGRDKT